Within the Mumia flava genome, the region CCAACGTCATCAAGCTGCCGAACATCTCGGCCTCGATCCCGCAGCTCAAGGCCGCGATCGCCGAGCTGCAGCAGCAGGGCTTCGCGATCCCGGACTACCCCGACGACGCGAGCACCGACGAGGCGAAGGACGTCCGCGCCCGCTACGACAAGGTCAAGGGCAGCGCGGTCAACCCGGTGCTGCGCCAAGGCAACTCCGACCGCCGTGCGCCCGCGTCGGTGAAGGGGTACGCCCGCAAGTACCCGCACCGCATGGGCGCCTGGAGCTCCGACTCCAAGACCGAGGTCGCGACGATGGGCGTCGACGACTTCCGCTCCAACGAGAAGTCGGCCGTGATCGCAGCGGACGACACGCTGAAGATCGAGCACGTCGCCGCCGACGGCACCACCACGGTGCTCAAGGAGTCGGTGCCGGTCGTCGCCGACGAGGTCGTCGACGCCACGGTGATGCGCACGGCCGCGCTCGACGCGTTCCTCGCCGACCAGGTGGCGCGCGCGCAGGACCTGGGCGTGCTGTTCTCGCTGCACCTCAAGGCCACGATGATGAAGGTCTCCGACCCGATCATCTTCGGCCGCGCGGTCCGGGCGTTCTTCCCGCAGACCTTCGCGACGTACGGCGAGACGCTGGCCGCCGCCGGTCTGACTCCGGACGACGGCCTGGGCGGGATCCTCGCCGGTCTCGCGAAGCTCCCCGACGGCGACGCCATCAAGGCGTCGTTCGAGGCCGAGATCGCGTCCGGCCCGGAGCTCGCGATGGTCGACTCCGACCGTGGCATCACCAACCTGCACGTCCCCAGCGACGTCATCGTCGACGCCTCGATGCCGGCCATGATCCGCACCTCGGGCCACATGTGGGGCCCGGACGGCGAGGAGGCCGACACCCTCGCGGTGATCCCGGACTCCAGCTACGCCGGCGTCTACCAGGCCGTGATCGACGACTGCAAGGCCCACGGCGCGTACGACCCGTCGACCATGGGCTCGGTCCCGAACGTCGGTCTCATGGCGAAGAAGGCCGAGGAGTACGGCAGCCACGACAAGACGTTCCAGATCCAGTCCGACGGCGTGGTCCGCGTCGTCACGTCGGCCGGCGACGAGGTATTCTCCCACGAGGTCGCCGCCGGTGACATCTGGCGGATGTGCCAGACGAAGGACGTTGCGATCCGCGACTGGGTCAAGCTCGCCGTCACCCGCGCCCGCGCGACCGGCGACCCCGCGGTGTTCTGGCTGGACGAGACCCGCGCCCACGACGCGAACCTGATCGCGAAGGTCCGGGCGTACCTCGGCGAGCACGACACCGACGGCCTCACGATCGAGATCCTGGCGCCGGTCGATGCCACCGCGTACTCCCTGGAGCGGATCCGTCGCGGCGAGGACACCATCTCGGTGACCGGCAACGTGCTGCGCGACTACCTCACCGACCTGTTCCCGATCCTCGAGCTCGGGACCAGCGCGAAGATGCTGTCGGTGGTGCCGCTGATCAACGGCGGCGGGCTGTTCGAGACCGGTGCCGGCGGCTCGGCCCCGAAGCACGTGCAGCAGATGGTCAAGGAGGACTACCTGCGCTGGGACAGCCTCGGCGAGTTCCTCGCCCTGGCGGTCAGCCTCGAGCAGTACGGAGAGGCGACCGGCAACGCCCGGGCGAAGGTCCTCGCGGCTGCGCTCGACCGGGCCAACGGCACGTTCCTCGACGAGGACAAGTCGCCGACGCGTCGCCTCGGCGGGATCGACAACCGCGGCAGCCACTTCTACCTGTCGCTGTTCTGGGCCGAGGAGCTGGCGGCGCAGACCGACGACGCGGAGCTCGCCGCGGCCTTCGCCCCGCTCGCGGCGACGCTGCGCGAGCAGGAGCAGACGATCGTCGACGAGCTGGTCGCGGTCCAGGGCAAGCCGGTGGACCTCGGCGGCTACTACCGCGTCGACGTCGCCAAGGCCGATGCCGCGATGCGCCCGTCGGCCACCTGGAACGCCGCACTGCAGTCCCTCGGCGGCTGAGCAACCGCGTCCCGGGCGGCCCCGCTCCGTGGACGCTGTCCTACCGCTCGCGGTCGCGTTCCGCCGACGGTAGGACAGCGTCCAGCCGCGCCCGTACGCAGGGCCACCGTAGACGCTGCCTTGCCGCCCGAGCCCGGGGCCGGGGGGGTCAGGCGGTCGCGAGCGGGAGCACCTGGGCGCCCGGGAGTGCGGCGAGCACGCGGCCGGGCAGCACGAGCTTGGAGCGGCGCAGCCCGGACCCGATGATCGCCTGGTCCAGCTGCGCGACCCGCTCGTCGATCAGCAGCGGCCACGCGCCGGGCAGCCCGACCGGCGTGATCCCCCCGTACTCCATCGCCGTGTGCTCCGTGGCCCACTCCCGCGGCGCGAACGAGCACTTGCGCACGTCGAGCCGCTTGCGTACGACGCCGTTGACGTCGAGCCGCGCGTCCGCGGGGATCACACACCCGGCCGTACGCTCCTCGCCGGCGCGCTTGCCGAGCACGACGATGCAGTTCGCGGACACCTCCAGCGGCAGGTCGTACGCGTCGGTGAGCGCCGCGGTGTCGGCGAGGTCCGGGTCGATCTCGCAGACCAGGACCGTGGCGGCGTCGTCCGCCGACAGACCGGCGAGCGCACCCGCGACGGGCGGCGCGAGCAGGTCCGGGCGTTCGGCGGCCGGGACGAGGTCGAGGGTTCCGAGGCTGGCAGACATGGGCGCATCCTCGCATGCGAGACTGGCGACCGTGACTGCGCAGATCCTCGACGGGAAGGCGGCTGCCGCCGCGATCAAGTCCGAGCTGGCCGAGCGGGTCGCCGCGCTGAAGGAGCGCGGCGTGACGCCGGGCCTCGGCACCGTGCTGGTCGGTGAGGACCCGGGCAGCCAGATCTACGTCAACGGCAAGCACCGCGACTGCGCACAGGTGGGGATCGAGTCGATCCGGGTCGACCTGCCGGCGACGGCGACGCAGGCCGAGGTCCTCGACCACCTCGCCGAGCTGAATGCCGACCCCGCCTGCACCGGCTACATCGTCCAGCTCCCGCTGCCGAAGTCGATCGACGAGAACGCCGTGATCGGCGCGATCGACCCGACCAAGGACGCGGACGGCCTCCAACCGACGAACCTCGGCTGGCTCGTGCTCGGCCGGCCGGCTCCGCTGCCGTGCACGCCGCGCGGGATCGTCGAGCTGCTGCGCCGCAACGACGTCGAGATCGCGGGCGCGAACGTCGTGGTCGTCGGTCGCGGCGTCACCGTGGGCCGCCCCCTCGGCCTGCTGCTGACCCGCCGTACGGAGAACGCCACCGTCACGCTGTGCCACACCGGCACCCGTGACCTGGCCGCGGAGGTCAGCCGCGCGGACATCGTCGTCGCCGCGGCCGGGGTGCCGTCGATCATCACCGCCGACATGGTCAAGCCCGGCGCCGCGCTGCTCGACGTCGGCGTCAGCCGCGACGCGGACGGCAAGATCGCCGGCGACCTCGCCCCGGACGTCATGGACGTGGCGGGGTGGGTCTCCCCGAACCCCGGTGGTGTCGGGCCGATGACGCGCGCGATGCTGCTGCAGAACGTCGTCGAGGCCGCGGAGCGGGCAGCCGCCGACGCATGAGAGCCGAGGGGCAGCTCAAGGAACGCGGTAGCCAGGTCTTCGTCGCCCTGGTCGCCGTCCTCGGCGTCGGCATGGTGATGGTCGGCGTGGGGGCGTGGCGGTTCGGCATCGCGGCGATCGGCGCGTCGCTGGTGTTCGGCGCGGTCGTACGAGCGGTGCTGCCCGATCCGGCCGCCGGGCTGCTGCGGGTGCGGGGTCGTGTGTTCGACACCGTGTGGATGGCGCTGCTCGGGACCGCGCTGGTCACCCTGGCGATCATCGTGCCGCCGGGGCTGTTCGCCTGACGGAGCACACGCAGGCACCTCACCCGGCCGTACGGCGCGTCGCCGCCCGGACGGCCTCACGAGGGGTGAGTTGGCGCTAGGCTCCGGACATGATTCGGATGCTCTGGAACATCGGCATCTCCCTGATCGGCGCTGCGATCGGGATCTTGATCGCCGGGTCGCTGTTGGACGACATGACGGTGTCGGCCGGGGGCTTCGTCGTCGCCGTGGTGATCTTCGCGATCGCTCAGGCGATCCTGTCGCCGTTCATTCTCAAGGTCGCGGTGAAGAACGCGAACGCGTTCGTCGGTGGCGTCGGCATCATCTCGACGCTCGCGGCGCTGATCGTCGCGTCGCTCCTGTCCGACGGGATCGAGATCAGCGGAGCGGGGACCTGGATCCTGGCCGCGCTGATCGTCTGGCTCGTCGCGGCGCTCGCGACGCTGGTGGTGCCGTTCCTGCTGGTCAAGGCCGGCGTCCAGTCCCTGCGCGACGACGACTGACCCGACCGCTGGTCGAGGCGGGCTCAGCCAATCCGCTGGTCGAGGCGGGCGAGGAACGAGCCCGATCGAGACCCCTGGTCTCGATCACTCGCTTCGCTCGCGCCTCGACCAGCGGTAGGGTCTCGCTTCGCTCGCGCCTCGACCAGCGGTAGGGTCTCGCTTCGCTCGCGCCTCGACCAGCGGTAGGGTCTCGCTCCGCTCGCGCCTCGACCAGCGGTAGGGATGCCTCGACCAGCGGCGGGTGCGTCAGATCAGGCCGAGCTTGGTGACGGCGTCGCGCTCCTCGGCGAGCTCGGCGACGCTGGCGTCGATCTTGGTGCGCGAGAAGTCGTCGATCTCCAGACCCTGGACGATCTCCCAGTCGCCGCCCTTGGTGGTCACCGGGAACGACGAGATCAGGCCCTCGGGGACCCCGTAGGAGCCGTCCGACGAGACCGCCATCGATACCCAGTCGCCTTCGGGCGAGCCGAGCAGCCAGTCCCGGGCGGCGTCGATCGTCGCCGACGCGGCGGAGGCCGCCGACGACGCGCCGCGCGCCTCGATGATCGCCGCGCCGCGCTTGGCGACGGTCGGGATGAAGTCGTTCTCGATCCAGGCCTGGTCGTCGACGACTTCGGCGGCGTTGCGGCCGGCGATCTCGGCGTGGAAGACGTCCGGGTACTGGGTCGCGGAGTGGTTGCCCCAGATCGTCATCTTGGAGATGTCGGTGACCTTCGCGCCGGTCTTCGCGGCGAGCTGCGACAGCGCGCGGTTGTGATCAAGGCGGGTCAGCGCGGAGAAGCGCTCGGCCGGGATGTCGGGCGCGTTGGTCTTCGCGATCAGCGCGTTGGTGTTGGCCGGGTTGCCGGTGACGCCGATCCGGATGTCGTCGGCCGCGTTGTCGTTGAGCGCCTTGCCCTGCGCGGTGAAGATCGCGCCGTTGGCCTCGAGCAGGTCGCCGCGCTCCATGCCCTTCGTACGGGGGCGCGCGCCGACGAGGAGCGCGAGGTTGGCGCCGTCGAAGATGTGATTCGGGTCGTCGCCGATCTCGACCGAGTCGAGCAGGCCGAACGCGCAGTCGTCGAGCTCCATCACGACACCCTCGAGCGCCTTCAGCGCGGGGGTGATCTCGAGCAGCCGCAGCTGGACGGGCGTGTCCGGGCCGAGCAGATCGCCGGCGGCGATCCGGAAGAGCAGGCTGTAGCCGATCTGACCGGCGGCGCCGGTGACGGCCACCTTCACGGGTGTTGCGCTCACGACATCTCCTCAGAAGGACGGGGCGTACGCGTGGTACACGGTGTCGCCGACGCTAGCAACACCGCCCGTCCTGCAGAGTCGCGGGTCACACCGCGAGCGTGCCCGCTACTCAGCCTCGACGTCGCCGGTGACCTCGACGCCTTCGCGATCGACGCCGGTCACCAGCGCGTACGTCAGGCCGGCGATCGCTCCGCCGACGAGTGGTGCGAGCAGGAACAACCAGACCTGCGACAACGCGTCGGAGCCGGCGAACCACGCGACGCCGAGGGAGCGGGCCGGGTTCACCGAGGTGTTCGTGACCGGGATCGAGATGAGGTGGATGAGGGTGAGCGCGAGACCGATCGCGACACCCGCGAATCCGATCGGCGCCCGGGCGTCGGTCGCGCCGAGGATCACGTACAGGAACATCGCGGTCAGCACGACCTCGATCACGGCGCAGGCGAGCAGCGAGTAGCCGCCGGGGGAGAGGTCGTCGTACCCGTTGGTGGCGAAGCCCGACTCGGATGCCGAGAATCCCGGGATGCCGTTGGCGACGACGAGCAGGACGGCGCCGCCGATCGTGGCGCCGATGATCTGCACGATCCAGTAGGGGACGACGTCCTTCCAGGGGAACCGCTTGCCGAGCGCGAGCCCGAACGTCACTGCTGGGTTGAAGTGCCCGCCGGAGACCGCGCCGAGCGCGTAGATCCCGGTCAGGACCGTGAGGCCGAACGCGATCGAGACGCCGAGGTGCCCGACGCCGAGGTTGACCGCTTCGTTGTCGGGTGCGAGGAAGTACGCGCCCAGGACGGCTGTGCCGCAGCCGCCGAAGACCAGCCAGAAGCTGCCGAGCATCTCCGCGCCCAGGCGGGCGCTCATCTTCGGTGTCATCGTTCCCCCCGGTTCGTGATGGGTCACCACCGACGATCTTGTCCGCATTCGAGGGGATTCGCGCGGTGACACGCGGGTGAGTGAGGTCACCCCGCTCGGCCGGGAATTGTCGTGCAGCCAAACTTATTGTGGTTCTGGTGACCGATTCGCAGCTTCGCCACCGGACCGTACGCCTGCCTCGCATCCTGCGGGAGCGGCGCGACGACCGTCCCGCCCACCTCACTCTCGCCCTGCTCGCGCTGGCGCTGGGCGGCTTCGCCATCGGCACGACCGAGTACGTGACGATGGGCCTGCTGCCGCAGATCGCCGACGCGGCCGGTGTCTCGATCCCGAGTGCGGGGCACCTGATCTCCGCGTACGCGGTCGGCGTCGTCGTCGGCGCCCCCGTGATCGTGTCGCTGACCGCGCGGCTGCCGAAGCACGCGCTCGCGATCGGCCTGATCGCCGCCGTCGCGTTCGGGAACCTGCTCACCGCGATCGCCCCCACGTACGAGACGCTGGTGCTGGCCCGGTTCGTCGCCGGCCTCCCGCACGGCGCGTACTTCGGCGTCGCGTCCCTGATCGCCGCGTCGATGGTCGCGCCGGAGCGACGCGGACGCGCGGTCGCGTCGGTGATGATGGGGCTGTCCGCAGCCAACCTCGCCGGTGTCCCGGCGAGCACCTGGCTCGGGCAGGCGATGGGCTGGCGCTCGGCGTACTGGGTCGTCGTCGCGCTCGCCGTCGTGACGATCGGGATGATCGGCGCGTTCGTGCCGCAGCACCAGCGCGACACGTCGGCGACCGTACGGCGCGAGCTGCGCGCCCTGCGCAAGCCGCAGGTGCTGCTGACCGCGGGCGTGGGTGCGGTCGGGTTCGGCGGCCTGTTCGCCGTCTACAGCTACATCGCGCCGATCACCACG harbors:
- a CDS encoding NADP-dependent isocitrate dehydrogenase, translating into MSDSTIIYTYTDEAPALATHSFLPVIRAYAATAGIDVATADISLAGRILAQFDDVLPAEQQVPDALGELGELVERPEANVIKLPNISASIPQLKAAIAELQQQGFAIPDYPDDASTDEAKDVRARYDKVKGSAVNPVLRQGNSDRRAPASVKGYARKYPHRMGAWSSDSKTEVATMGVDDFRSNEKSAVIAADDTLKIEHVAADGTTTVLKESVPVVADEVVDATVMRTAALDAFLADQVARAQDLGVLFSLHLKATMMKVSDPIIFGRAVRAFFPQTFATYGETLAAAGLTPDDGLGGILAGLAKLPDGDAIKASFEAEIASGPELAMVDSDRGITNLHVPSDVIVDASMPAMIRTSGHMWGPDGEEADTLAVIPDSSYAGVYQAVIDDCKAHGAYDPSTMGSVPNVGLMAKKAEEYGSHDKTFQIQSDGVVRVVTSAGDEVFSHEVAAGDIWRMCQTKDVAIRDWVKLAVTRARATGDPAVFWLDETRAHDANLIAKVRAYLGEHDTDGLTIEILAPVDATAYSLERIRRGEDTISVTGNVLRDYLTDLFPILELGTSAKMLSVVPLINGGGLFETGAGGSAPKHVQQMVKEDYLRWDSLGEFLALAVSLEQYGEATGNARAKVLAAALDRANGTFLDEDKSPTRRLGGIDNRGSHFYLSLFWAEELAAQTDDAELAAAFAPLAATLREQEQTIVDELVAVQGKPVDLGGYYRVDVAKADAAMRPSATWNAALQSLGG
- a CDS encoding YbaK/EbsC family protein; amino-acid sequence: MSASLGTLDLVPAAERPDLLAPPVAGALAGLSADDAATVLVCEIDPDLADTAALTDAYDLPLEVSANCIVVLGKRAGEERTAGCVIPADARLDVNGVVRKRLDVRKCSFAPREWATEHTAMEYGGITPVGLPGAWPLLIDERVAQLDQAIIGSGLRRSKLVLPGRVLAALPGAQVLPLATA
- a CDS encoding bifunctional methylenetetrahydrofolate dehydrogenase/methenyltetrahydrofolate cyclohydrolase, whose product is MTAQILDGKAAAAAIKSELAERVAALKERGVTPGLGTVLVGEDPGSQIYVNGKHRDCAQVGIESIRVDLPATATQAEVLDHLAELNADPACTGYIVQLPLPKSIDENAVIGAIDPTKDADGLQPTNLGWLVLGRPAPLPCTPRGIVELLRRNDVEIAGANVVVVGRGVTVGRPLGLLLTRRTENATVTLCHTGTRDLAAEVSRADIVVAAAGVPSIITADMVKPGAALLDVGVSRDADGKIAGDLAPDVMDVAGWVSPNPGGVGPMTRAMLLQNVVEAAERAAADA
- a CDS encoding DUF3017 domain-containing protein, producing the protein MRAEGQLKERGSQVFVALVAVLGVGMVMVGVGAWRFGIAAIGASLVFGAVVRAVLPDPAAGLLRVRGRVFDTVWMALLGTALVTLAIIVPPGLFA
- a CDS encoding phage holin family protein encodes the protein MIRMLWNIGISLIGAAIGILIAGSLLDDMTVSAGGFVVAVVIFAIAQAILSPFILKVAVKNANAFVGGVGIISTLAALIVASLLSDGIEISGAGTWILAALIVWLVAALATLVVPFLLVKAGVQSLRDDD
- a CDS encoding malate dehydrogenase; the encoded protein is MSATPVKVAVTGAAGQIGYSLLFRIAAGDLLGPDTPVQLRLLEITPALKALEGVVMELDDCAFGLLDSVEIGDDPNHIFDGANLALLVGARPRTKGMERGDLLEANGAIFTAQGKALNDNAADDIRIGVTGNPANTNALIAKTNAPDIPAERFSALTRLDHNRALSQLAAKTGAKVTDISKMTIWGNHSATQYPDVFHAEIAGRNAAEVVDDQAWIENDFIPTVAKRGAAIIEARGASSAASAASATIDAARDWLLGSPEGDWVSMAVSSDGSYGVPEGLISSFPVTTKGGDWEIVQGLEIDDFSRTKIDASVAELAEERDAVTKLGLI
- the aqpZ gene encoding aquaporin Z, with the protein product MSARLGAEMLGSFWLVFGGCGTAVLGAYFLAPDNEAVNLGVGHLGVSIAFGLTVLTGIYALGAVSGGHFNPAVTFGLALGKRFPWKDVVPYWIVQIIGATIGGAVLLVVANGIPGFSASESGFATNGYDDLSPGGYSLLACAVIEVVLTAMFLYVILGATDARAPIGFAGVAIGLALTLIHLISIPVTNTSVNPARSLGVAWFAGSDALSQVWLFLLAPLVGGAIAGLTYALVTGVDREGVEVTGDVEAE
- a CDS encoding MFS transporter, encoding MTDSQLRHRTVRLPRILRERRDDRPAHLTLALLALALGGFAIGTTEYVTMGLLPQIADAAGVSIPSAGHLISAYAVGVVVGAPVIVSLTARLPKHALAIGLIAAVAFGNLLTAIAPTYETLVLARFVAGLPHGAYFGVASLIAASMVAPERRGRAVASVMMGLSAANLAGVPASTWLGQAMGWRSAYWVVVALAVVTIGMIGAFVPQHQRDTSATVRRELRALRKPQVLLTAGVGAVGFGGLFAVYSYIAPITTDVTGLAEAYVPVALLAFGLGSIAGTAIGGRLADHALFAWLVAMLTTMAVLLAIFSWTAQHGALMFAGVFLLSTAASALGLLLQMRLMQVAGSAKMLGAALNHSALNAANALGAALGGAAIAAGFGYLSTAWVGVLLSLAGLGILVASAVLYRSERLSLSLAY